GGCGGCAGTCCCAACACGGCCCAGGGATAGCAGGAACACAGGGTGCAGACGATGGCATTCTGCACCGTCGGGGTATTCTCGACCACGACAAGGTTATTCATGTGGACACCCAGCTCGGCCAGCGCGGACATGGAGTCCGACAAGAGGCGCTGCTTATACTCGGGATCGACCCACGCGCGGGCCACGACCCTGGCCCCGATCATGGGTCCGATATCTCTTTCGTATCGCTCCACGAGCCGGTCGATCGTGTCTGAAGACAACAGGCCTTTTTCGATCAAGAGGGATTCCAGAGCAGCTGTGCGCAGTTGAGCCGGGGAGAGCTCACCCTCATGCGCGTGCCCGTGACCGTGGTCGTGATCGTGCTCGTGCATGACGCCATCACCTCTCTGATGGAGCATGGCTCAGATGGGATCCAGGTAGTTCTCCCACAGGTCGATGTAGACGCTGTCCCGCGGGGAGGCGGCGTCCCCCCAGAGCTCCCGCGCAGCGAACCGCACCGAGTAGACAGGACACGGATGGTCGCCCCACCCATGGGCCTTAGTGTCGGGAAAGTCGTACTCGCCGTGGACCCGATGGATGACCCCCTGCCTTCCCCGCACGTAGCGGGGGAGCCGGGTGTGGCCCGGCACGTGCTGGTTCTTCGCCACCACCCGATCGCCCGGTCGAAAACGCGGGTGGGTGGCCTCCCGACGTCCCTGGGGCGGACGATCCATCGCCGCCAGGACTGCGTCGGCGAGGGCAGGATTGTTTCGTCGCTCCAATCTCCCAACCCGTTCCGGCTCCCGCTCGAACTGGTGGATCGCAGCTTCGACCTCCGGCCCCGTGATCTGGCCCTTTTCC
This bacterium DNA region includes the following protein-coding sequences:
- the nthB gene encoding nitrile hydratase subunit beta, which produces DAVAPPFHAPWEGRVWAMMWTLIRRRVFNLDEMRRAIETIPPSQYLASTYFERWATALHMLLLEKGQITGPEVEAAIHQFEREPERVGRLERRNNPALADAVLAAMDRPPQGRREATHPRFRPGDRVVAKNQHVPGHTRLPRYVRGRQGVIHRVHGEYDFPDTKAHGWGDHPCPVYSVRFAARELWGDAASPRDSVYIDLWENYLDPI
- the nthA gene encoding nitrile hydratase subunit alpha, with amino-acid sequence MHEHDHDHGHGHAHEGELSPAQLRTAALESLLIEKGLLSSDTIDRLVERYERDIGPMIGARVVARAWVDPEYKQRLLSDSMSALAELGVHMNNLVVVENTPTVQNAIVCTLCSCYPWAVLGLPPIWYKDPAYRSRMVIEPRAVLREFGLDVDESVEIRVWDSSAEQRYLVLPERPPGTEGMTETDLAALIPRDAMIGVARVAAPTPGR